From the genome of Alkalimarinus coralli:
AAAGCAGGCATATTCCTGATGGCCCGATTTTATCCGGTGCTGGCAGGCACGGATTTATGGTTTATGATTGTTAGCCTGACGGGCCTTGCCACATTGCTGCTGGGTGCCTATATCGCGCTGTTTAAGCACGACCTGAAAGGGCTTCTCGCCTACTCAACGATCAGCCATCTGGGGCTGATTACGCTGCTCTTGGGTTTAAATTCGGAGTTTGCAGCCGTCGCTGCGATATTCCATATCATTAACCATGCGACCTTTAAGGCATCACTGTTCATGGCTGCCGGGATCATCGATCATGAGTCGGGCTCCCGAGATATGCGCAAACTTAATGGCCTGTGGAAGTACATGCCCTACACAGCTACCCTGGCCATCGTCGCTGCCTTATCCATGGCTGGCGTGCCACTATTAAACGGTTTTCTATCTAAAGAGATGTTTTTTGCAGAGACCCTCAACCAAAGTATGCTGGGCTCACTCTCCTGGATGATTCCCCTGCTGGCCACTGTCGGTGCTGCATTTTCAGTCGCCTACTCGCTCCGTTTTATTCACGACGTCTTTTTTAATGGAGAACCGATAGATCTGCCAAAAACCCCCAAAGAACCACCTCGTTACATGAAGGTTCCCATCGAAATTCTGGTTGCACTCTGTTTACTGGTCGGTATCTTCCCAAGTTTCGTGGTCGGAGACCTGCTCAGTGTTGCGTCATTATCACTACTATCAGAAGGTCTACCTGAATACAGCTTAGCCATATGGCACGGGCTGAATGTGCCATTGTTTATGAGTATTCTGGCAATGATCGGGGGGCTAACCATTTACTATAACCGGCGTCACCTTTTTCAATTCCAGTCGCACTTTGACGAGCCTGATGCCAAACACATTTTCGAAGGCGTTGTGCAATCGGTTGTAGCGTTCTCCCAACGGGTCATCAAAACCCTTGAAAACGGTTCTATGCAGCGTTACTGCGCACTGTTGATGCTTTTCACCCTTGTTATGAGCGCACTGCCGCTACTCGAACTAAATAAAAATGCGGGCTCGCGCCCTCAAATCCCACTGGATGGTGTCACCTTAGTGGGTGCTTTCTTGATGATCATTAGCGCCATAGCAACCGTAACCTGGCATCGTAGACGCTTTCTCGCGCTGATATTCCTATCCGTGGTCGGGCTGATGGTGTCTCTGGCATTTGCTCAGTTTTCCGCGCCCGATCTGGCACTCACTCAACTCTCTGTTGAAATTGTTACGATTATTCTGTTGCTGCTGGCGCTGTTCTTCTTACCCCAGAATACGCTCAAAGAGTCCAGCCCAAGCCGCTTGAGTCGTGACCTTCTGGTCTCATCACTCATTGGTGGGGTGATCGGTACCATCTGTTACGCAATGCTCACCAATCCACTGTCGACAATTTCAGACTTCTTTTTGGCGAACAGTAAAACAGGTGGCGGCGGCACCAATGTGGTGAATGTCATTCTGGTCGATTTCAGAGGCTTCGATACCTTGGGGGAGATCACTGTTCTTGGCATCGCGGCGCTGGGAATATTCAAGCTTATTGCACGCATGCGAATCTATATGCCAATCAGCGATGACAAAGGCCGCACGTGGAGCAACGACCCTCACCCCATGATGCTCGAAATGATCTCACAAAGCCTGCTGCCTCTGGCGCTATTGGTATCGGTGTATATTTTCTTACGCGGACACAACGTACCCGGTGGCGGTTTCATTGCCGGATTGATTACATCTGTTGCGATTATCCAGCAATATATTGCCCACGGCGTTAAGTGGATAAAACCCAGAATTAATATTGATTACCAATGGCTGATTGCCGGGGGCATTCTGATTGCCACAACAACAGGCCTGGGGGCTTGGCTATTTAGTAAACCATTCCTCAGCACATGGTTTGACCACTTCCACCTACCCTGGATTGGCGAGTTCGAATTGGCCAGTGCCATGCTGTTCGATTTAGGGGTCTACCTAACGGTAGTAGGGGCGGTCATGCTAATTCTCGCCAACCTCGGCAAGCTCACGACCAGCGAACGCTTTGATATCAAGGAGAACGATTAATGGAAGCGATTTATGCGCTCTGTGTCGGCGTACTGACCACCTGCGGCTTTTTTCTGGTTCTGAGGGGCCGCACATTTACCGTCGTAATGGGGCTTACGCTCCTCTCTTACGCGGTGAACCTGTTTCTTTTTGCCAGCGGGCGCCTGAAACTGGATGGAGCAGCGGTGCTTGG
Proteins encoded in this window:
- a CDS encoding monovalent cation/H+ antiporter subunit A, translating into MNLLWVVLFPLIGTLVPLFTERFGRSFCALSVTVLPACSLILVLMHAGDVFDNQLIRQSIEWIPAMGLELSFRLDGLALLFLLLILGIGLLVILYARYYLSSSDSMGRFYAYLILFMTAMVGIVISNNLIQLWMFWELTSISSFLLISFWSHKSDARKGARMALTVTGAGGLALLAGLLLIGNIVDSYDLDTVLANGDLIRSHSSYPVALILVLLGAFTKSAQFPFHFWLPHAMSAPTPVSAYLHSATMVKAGIFLMARFYPVLAGTDLWFMIVSLTGLATLLLGAYIALFKHDLKGLLAYSTISHLGLITLLLGLNSEFAAVAAIFHIINHATFKASLFMAAGIIDHESGSRDMRKLNGLWKYMPYTATLAIVAALSMAGVPLLNGFLSKEMFFAETLNQSMLGSLSWMIPLLATVGAAFSVAYSLRFIHDVFFNGEPIDLPKTPKEPPRYMKVPIEILVALCLLVGIFPSFVVGDLLSVASLSLLSEGLPEYSLAIWHGLNVPLFMSILAMIGGLTIYYNRRHLFQFQSHFDEPDAKHIFEGVVQSVVAFSQRVIKTLENGSMQRYCALLMLFTLVMSALPLLELNKNAGSRPQIPLDGVTLVGAFLMIISAIATVTWHRRRFLALIFLSVVGLMVSLAFAQFSAPDLALTQLSVEIVTIILLLLALFFLPQNTLKESSPSRLSRDLLVSSLIGGVIGTICYAMLTNPLSTISDFFLANSKTGGGGTNVVNVILVDFRGFDTLGEITVLGIAALGIFKLIARMRIYMPISDDKGRTWSNDPHPMMLEMISQSLLPLALLVSVYIFLRGHNVPGGGFIAGLITSVAIIQQYIAHGVKWIKPRINIDYQWLIAGGILIATTTGLGAWLFSKPFLSTWFDHFHLPWIGEFELASAMLFDLGVYLTVVGAVMLILANLGKLTTSERFDIKEND